One window of the Verrucomicrobiota bacterium genome contains the following:
- a CDS encoding YjgP/YjgQ family permease has product MRLLDRYLLRELLIPLFYCLSGFLVFWISFDLFSELDDYQQRGLRTPEIARLYLIKTPELLVVVLPIALLLALLYALTTHARHQELTAMRAAGISLWRFTAPYFAVGVVFTFALFALNELWVPKSVEAVEAILHRSSTAQSTDPGGRWHPKLHFHNARHGRFWSLGAFNLDTFEMKNPHVSWRASDRTERSLNARRAVRTNETWLFLEVEEFTYRTTGEVDTTPMKTNALVVPEFTETPEQIKSEIRINQLRSLISPKGAQLSLSEILNYLRLHPDPSPKDFALLQTQLHGRLAWPLTCLVVVLIAIPFGAASARRNVFVGVASSIFICFVFFILMRLGVALGSGNWVTPWLAAWLPNIAFGGTGLWLTARVR; this is encoded by the coding sequence ATGCGTCTGTTGGATCGCTACCTCTTGCGGGAACTGCTGATCCCGTTGTTCTACTGCCTGTCGGGATTCCTCGTTTTCTGGATTTCTTTCGACCTCTTTTCGGAGCTGGACGATTATCAGCAACGCGGCCTGCGCACGCCGGAAATCGCGCGCCTCTATTTAATCAAGACCCCGGAATTGCTGGTCGTCGTGCTGCCCATCGCCCTCCTGCTGGCGTTGCTCTACGCGCTGACCACCCACGCGCGCCATCAGGAACTGACCGCCATGCGCGCGGCCGGCATCAGCCTGTGGCGGTTCACCGCTCCCTACTTCGCAGTCGGTGTGGTCTTCACGTTCGCGCTCTTCGCCCTGAACGAACTTTGGGTTCCCAAAAGCGTCGAAGCCGTCGAAGCCATTCTCCATCGAAGCTCCACGGCGCAATCGACCGACCCCGGCGGGCGCTGGCATCCCAAACTGCACTTTCACAATGCCCGCCACGGACGCTTCTGGAGCCTGGGCGCCTTCAACCTCGACACATTCGAAATGAAAAACCCGCACGTGTCCTGGCGCGCCTCCGACCGCACCGAGCGCAGTTTGAACGCTCGCCGGGCCGTGCGAACGAACGAAACCTGGCTCTTCCTGGAGGTCGAGGAATTCACGTATCGGACGACGGGAGAAGTGGACACAACCCCGATGAAGACCAATGCGCTCGTGGTGCCCGAATTCACCGAGACCCCGGAACAAATCAAGAGCGAGATTCGGATCAATCAACTCCGCAGCCTGATCTCACCCAAAGGCGCGCAGCTTTCCCTTTCGGAAATCCTGAACTACTTGCGGCTCCATCCCGATCCGTCGCCAAAAGACTTCGCGCTGCTGCAAACGCAGCTTCACGGCCGGCTCGCGTGGCCGCTGACGTGCCTGGTCGTGGTGCTGATCGCCATCCCGTTCGGAGCCGCGTCCGCCCGGCGCAACGTGTTTGTCGGTGTGGCCAGCAGCATCTTCATCTGCTTCGTCTTTTTCATCTTGATGCGGCTGGGCGTGGCCCTAGGTTCCGGGAACTGGGTGACGCCGTGGCTGGCCGCGTGGCTGCCGAACATCGCCTTTGGCGGCACAGGCTTGTGGCTCACCGCCCGAGTCCGCTGA